A single region of the Chionomys nivalis chromosome 5, mChiNiv1.1, whole genome shotgun sequence genome encodes:
- the Tnnt2 gene encoding troponin T, cardiac muscle isoform X2, translating into MPCPRPVPADTKQTPQDPCAVPVQRAMSDAEEVVEEYKPEQEEAVEEQEEAVEEEDGGAEAEPEPEGEAETEETKAEEVDLDEEAKDAEDGPAEESKPKPSRLFMPNLVPPKIPDGERVDFDDIHRKRMEKDLNELQTLIEAHFENRKKEEEELISLKDRIEKRRAERAEQQRIRNEREKERQNRLAEERARREEEENRRKAEDEARKKKALSNMMHFGGYIQKTERKSGKRQTEREKKKKILAERRKVLAIDHLNEDQLREKAKELWQSIHNLEAEKFDLQEKFKQQKYEINVLRNRINDNQKVSKTRGKAKVTGRWK; encoded by the exons ATGCCCTGCCCTCGGCCAGTCCCTGCCGACACTAAGCAGACACCTCAGGACCCGTGTGCAGTCCCTGTTCAGAG AGCCATGTCTGACgcggaggaggtggtggagga ATACAAACC GGAACAGGAAG AAGCTGTAGAAG AACAAGAGGaggcagtggaggaggaggatggcgGGGCTGAGGCTGAGCCTGAGCCTGAGGGTGAGGCGGAGACAGAGGAGACCAAAGCAGAAG AGGTTGACCTGGATGAAGAAGCCAAAGACGCTGAAG atGGTCCAGCTGAGGAGTCCAAACCCAAACCCAG CAGGCTCTTCATGCCGAACTTGGTACCACCCAAGATCCCCGACGGAGAGAGGGTGGACTTTGAT GACATCCACAGGAAGCGCATGGAGAAGGACCTGAATGAGCTGCAGACGCTGATCGAGGCTCACTTCGAGaacagaaagaaggaggaggaggagctaaTCTCTCTCAAAGACAGGATC GAAAAGCGACGGGCAGAGAGGGCCGAACAGCAGCGCATTCGTAATGAGCGGGAGAAGGAACGGCAGAACCGCCTGGCT GAAGAGCGGGCCCGgcgagaggaggaggagaacaggaGGAAGGCCGAGGATGAGGCCCGGAAGAAGAAAGCTCTGTCTAACATGATGCATTTTGGAGGGTACATCCAGAAG ACAGAGCGCAAGAGTGGGAAGAGGCAGACTGAgcgagagaagaagaagaagatcctGGCTGAGAGGAGGAAGGTGTTGGCCATTGACCACCTGAATGAAGACCAGCTGAG AGAGAAGGCCAAAGAGCTATGGCAGAGCATTCACAACCTGGAGGCGGAGAAGTTCGACCTGCAGGAGAAGTTCAAGCAGCAGAAATATGAA ATCAATGTTCTGCGAAACAGGATCAATGACAACCAGAAAGT CTCCAAAACTCGTGGGAAGGCCAAAGTCACCGGGCGCTGGAAGTAG
- the Tnnt2 gene encoding troponin T, cardiac muscle isoform X1 → MPNLVPPKIPDGERVDFDDIHRKRMEKDLNELQTLIEAHFENRKKEEEELISLKDRIEKRRAERAEQQRIRNEREKERQNRLAEERARREEEENRRKAEDEARKKKALSNMMHFGGYIQKTERKSGKRQTEREKKKKILAERRKVLAIDHLNEDQLREKAKELWQSIHNLEAEKFDLQEKFKQQKYEINVLRNRINDNQKVSKTRGKAKVTGRWK, encoded by the exons ATGCCGAACTTGGTACCACCCAAGATCCCCGACGGAGAGAGGGTGGACTTTGAT GACATCCACAGGAAGCGCATGGAGAAGGACCTGAATGAGCTGCAGACGCTGATCGAGGCTCACTTCGAGaacagaaagaaggaggaggaggagctaaTCTCTCTCAAAGACAGGATC GAAAAGCGACGGGCAGAGAGGGCCGAACAGCAGCGCATTCGTAATGAGCGGGAGAAGGAACGGCAGAACCGCCTGGCT GAAGAGCGGGCCCGgcgagaggaggaggagaacaggaGGAAGGCCGAGGATGAGGCCCGGAAGAAGAAAGCTCTGTCTAACATGATGCATTTTGGAGGGTACATCCAGAAG ACAGAGCGCAAGAGTGGGAAGAGGCAGACTGAgcgagagaagaagaagaagatcctGGCTGAGAGGAGGAAGGTGTTGGCCATTGACCACCTGAATGAAGACCAGCTGAG AGAGAAGGCCAAAGAGCTATGGCAGAGCATTCACAACCTGGAGGCGGAGAAGTTCGACCTGCAGGAGAAGTTCAAGCAGCAGAAATATGAA ATCAATGTTCTGCGAAACAGGATCAATGACAACCAGAAAGT CTCCAAAACTCGTGGGAAGGCCAAAGTCACCGGGCGCTGGAAGTAG
- the Lad1 gene encoding ladinin-1 has translation MSVSRKDWSALSSLARQRTLEDEEEQERERRRRHRNLSSTTDDESPKVTQNGAQRSVERLPSVEETEVPKSSPPASKDEEEDIQAILRTRKERRQRRQVIEAVQAPVQETLEGERDSPGPEQPLVPKKKAEPLPRRRLSREQRGPWAQEEEHLKGRELGGGGKGLPEDAEVQQKTLVSEKVPGPEKTPVPAKRLTSDKACPSEKGAATEKASLAEKKHSPEKLVPERTSVSDKLPVPEKTLTSLKTAAPEKRSAPVLEKAMISEKMQERRLVSEKTSIFEKSLVSETKMTPKKATASEQPPAPGGSQATTREPRGKAVPGKNPPSSAEQGTTDPPTKASRFPPITLQVKIPSKDEEADISSPTLLTYSSSLKRSSPRTISFRMSPRKDNSETTLTRSASVRLPASTVKLGEKLERYHTAIQRSESVRSPGSSRTEVLVTPAGVASKRHLFEKELAGQSRTEPTIRKENLRLSGVVTSRLNLWISKTQDSGDQGAQEVQKEASVTRRAQWGNKSAMSLDAEV, from the exons CCTGGCCAGGCAGCGGACTTTGGAGGATGAAGAGGAACAGGAGCGAGAACGCAGGCGGAGGCAccgcaacctgagttcaaccacAGATGATGAATCTCCAAAAGTCACCCAGAATGGAGCTCAGAGATCTGTGGAGAG GCTCCCCAGTGTGGAGGAAACAGAGGTCCCCAAGTCATCACCCCCAGCCTCCAAAGATGAAGAGGAAGACATCCAGGCCATCCTTAGGACTCGGAAGGAACGGCGACAGAGGCGGCAGGTGATAGAGGCTGTCCAGGCTCCAGTGCAGGAGACGCTAGAGGGGGAAAGGGACAGCCCAGGCCCCGAGCAGCCCCTTGTGCCTAAGAAGAAAGCGGAGCCCCTGCCTCGCCGGAGACTGAGCCGGGAACAGCGAGGTCCTTGGGCCCAGGAAGAAGAGCACCTAAAgggaagagagcttgggggagggggaaaggggcttCCAGAGGACGCAGAGGTCCAGCAGAAGACCTTGGTCTCTGAGAAAGTGCCTGGCCCAGAGAAGACCCCAGTGCCTGCCAAGAGACTGACTTCAGATAAAGCCTGCCCCTCAGAGAAGGGGGCAGCCACAGAGAAAGCATCCCTGGCTGAGAAGAAACACAGCCCAGAGAAGTTGGTTCCAGAAAGAACAAGTGTGTCAGACAAGTTGCCCGTCCCCGAGAAGACACTCACGTCTTTGAAGACAGCAGCACCAGAGAAAAGGTCTGCTCCAGTTCTAGAAAAAGCTATGATCTCTGAGAAGATGCAAGAGAGGAGACTGGTGTCAGAGAAAACATCCATCTTCGAGAAGTCACTAGTCTCAGAGACAAAGATGACTCCAAAGAAGGCAACGGCCTCAGAGCAGCCCCCAGCCCCTGGGGGAAGCCAGGCTACCACAAGGGAGCCCAGAGGGAAGGCTGTCCCTGGGAAGAACCCACCTTCCTCTGCAGAGCAGGGTACAACAGACCCTCCGACTAAGGCTTCTCGCTTCCCACCCATCACACTCCAG GTGAAAATTCCCAGCAAGGATGAAGAGGCAGACATATCCTCACCTACTCTGCTCACCTACAGCAGCTCCCTCAAACGCTCCAGCCCCAGGACCATCTCCTTTCGG ATGAGCCCCAGGAAAGACAACTCAGAAACAACCTTAACCCGCAG TGCGAGTGTGAGACTGCCGGCTAGCACGGTGAAGCTGGGAGAGAAACTCGAGAGATACCACACAGCCATACAG AGATCAGAATCTGTCAGATCTCCAGGCTCCTCCCGCACTGAGGTTCTTGTGACTCCTGCCGGTGTAGCCAGCAAGCGCCACCTCTTTGAGAAGGAGCTGGCAGGCCAGAGCCGCACAGAACCAACCATCAGAAAG GAGAATCTGCGACTGTCAGGGGTTGTGACATCAAGACTTAACCTGTGGATCAGCAAGACCCAGGATTCTGGAGACCAGGGCGCTCAG GAGGTACAGAAAGAGGCATCCGTCACCAGGAGGGCTCAGTGGGGAAACAAATCGGCCATGTCCCTGGATGCCGAG GTGTGA